The following are encoded in a window of Centroberyx gerrardi isolate f3 chromosome 1, fCenGer3.hap1.cur.20231027, whole genome shotgun sequence genomic DNA:
- the LOC139929663 gene encoding uncharacterized protein LOC139929663, which produces MSDSMRSSSCSRQGLQNLIRLTAQRSLEDAEEAERERRRRARGAAPPPPHTLWEEELKPSGRLVLEEDEGFSDWSHKLENRREQEVQESCRVRENRPATHRWKPDPEEEKEEEKEESSRFQEASGRLPEKMCDRKKEVMSYSSTVFLANSQPADRTSYLMAGTMRPRGAASQAEQREEEAEEEEEEEEEALLQRQRRPEETQRRRKDPREEEEQEEELSFRQEQEEEGCMEEKVMSNLMDCNWRSEEENWKSEENRRRSEEENRRSKEENRRRSEEENRRSEEENRRSEEENRRRSEEENRRRSEEENRRSEEENRRRSEEENRRSEEENRRSEEENRRSKEENRRRSEEETNQSRSSTLSLCSPEGEEPLSCFGPMSPTFKKLLIQFYPDEVESRVSADGTCTITERTESLRKSTGSIKKIPPPVAVSKIDNRLEQYTQAIQISSKEAKAGRQALPELPSPTEPLATKKNLFEAGEAWNQNSIKVAPSKDAEGLKVGVAELISQWVKGSPDGSRNGSVSKPAEIKPGEVLNKKNLWENLGDTFCPGGEGKGSLSGKRYKFVVTGHGKYEKVPVDDDDGFGENTNYQSAGQFHEDL; this is translated from the exons ATGTCTGACTCCATgcggagcagcagctgcagcagacagGGTCTGCAGAACCTCATAAG GCTGACGGCGCAGCGCAGCCTGGAGGACGCTGAGGAGGCGGagcgagagagacggaggagagccAGAGGAGCagcgccccccccaccccacactcT gtgggaggaggagctgaaacCCAGCGGCCGGTTGGTTCTGGAGGAAGACGAAGGCTTCAGCGACTGGAGCCACAAACTGGAGAACCGCAGAGAACAGGAGGTTCAGGAGAGCTGCAGGGTCCGGGAGAACCGACCTGCTACACACAGATGGAAACCTGATCccgaagaggagaaggaggaggagaaggaggagagcagcCGGTTCCAGGAGGCTTCAGGAAGACTCCCAGAGAAG ATGTGCGACAGGAAGAAGGAAGTGATGTCATACAGCTCGACGGTCTTCCTCGCcaacagccagccagccgacaGGACGTCCTACCTGATGGCAGGGACCATGAGGCCACG TGGAGCGGCCAGTCAGGctgagcagagggaggaggaggcggaggaagaggaagaggaggaagaggaggccttgctgcagaggcagaggaggccgGAGGAGACCCAGCGGAGGAGGAAGGACcccagggaggaagaggagcaggaggaggagctgagcttcaggcaggagcaggaggaggaggga TGTATGGAAGAGAAGGTCATGTCaaacctgatggactgt aactggaggagtgaggaggagaactGGAAGAGTGAGGAGAAccggaggaggagtgaggaggagaaccGGAGGAGTAAGGAGGAGAAccggaggaggagtgaggaggagaaccggaggagcgaggaggagaaccggaggagcgaggaggagaaccggaggaggagtgaggaggagaaccggaggaggagtgaggaggagaaccggaggagcgaggaggagaaccggaggaggagtgaggaggagaaccggaggagcgaggaggagaaccggaggagcgaggaggagaacCGGAGGAGCAAGGAGGAGAAccggaggaggagtgaggaggagacgAACCAAAGCAGGagctccactctctctctctgcagccctGAAGGCGAGGAGCCGCTGAGCTGCTTCGGTCCCATGAGCCCGACCTTTAAG AAACTCCTCATTCAGTTTTACCCA GACGAGGTGGAGAGCAGAGTCTCGGCGGACGGCACGTGTACG ATCACAGAGAGAACCGAGTCTCTGAGGAAAAG CACCGGCAGCATAAAGAAGATCCCGCCGCCTGTTGCTGTTTCCAAGATCGACAACCGACTGGAGCAGTACACACAGGCCATCCAG ATCTCGTCTAAGGAAGCCAAAGCGGGCAGGCAGGCGCTGCCGGAGCTGCCGAGTCCCACCGAGCCGCTCGCCACCAAGAAGAACCTGTTTGAGGCCGGCGAAGCCTGGAACCAAAACTCCATTAAAGTCGCTCCGTCCAAG GATGCAGAGGGTCTAAAAGTGGGCGTGGCCGAGCTCATCAGCCAGTGGGTGAAAGGAAGCCCAGACGGGAGCAGAAACGGCTCCGTCTCCAAACCAGCA GAAATAAAACCTGGTGAAGTTTTAAACAAGAAAAACTTATGGGAGAATCTTGGTGACACATTCTGTcctggaggagaagggaag GGAAGCCTGTCTGGTAAAAGATATAAATTTGTGGTGACGGGTCACGGCAAGTACGAGAAGGTTCCTGTTGATGATGACGATGGCTTCGGTGAAAACACAAATTACCAGTCAG